ACAAATAAGTGAAGAATTGAAAAAATCACATACAAAACCCCTAATCTCTGAAAAAATCTCTTTAAGAATTCCTGCAGATGTTTTAAAAATGAGACCAGACATAAGAAAAGCTGAAAGACAGCTTGCTGCACAGTCTGCAAGAGTGGATGAAGCCATAGCTGGATTTTATCCTAAATTTACTCTGAGCGGTTCATTTGGGATAGAAGCTCTTTCTCTGAATTCACTTGTAAAAGCTGCTACTAAAATTATAACAGGTGATTTTCTGATAAGCCTTCCAATTTTTCATGCTGATGAAATACGACAGAATGTAGAGATTCAAACAGCACTGCAGGAACAGGCTTTACTTAATTATGAAGCGACGGTTTTAAATGCTATAAAAGAAGTTGAAAATGCCCTTGTTGCTTATGCTGAGGAACAAAAAAGAAAGCAGGCACTGGAAAAAGCAGTTGAAGCATCACAGTTGAGCTTTGCATTGGCATTGCAGAAATATGAAGTAGGATTGACTGATTTTAGCACAGTTCTTGAAACACAAAGGTCTCTTTTAAATCTTCAAGATCAGCTGGAACAAAGCAAAGGAAATATTTTTATCTATTTGATAAAACTTTATAAAGCATTCGGGGGAGGATGGGAAAGTTTTGCCAATGAAGAAGAAAATTAAGGAGGAAACTGTGGAGGCAAATAAGGAAAAAAAATTAAACATAGAAAAAATCAAGCAAATAGGAGGAACTTTCATAGGCAAGAAAACCATGCTCATGATAGCAGGGATAATTATTCTTGTATTGATTATAATGGTAGTTTTATTTTCCAGAGATTCATCCGCCATAAAATATAAAACCGAAGAGATAAAGAAAGGGAATTTAACAGTAATGGTTACAGCTACAGGAACACTTGAAGCGAAAAAAACAGTGACTGTGGGAAGTGAACTGTCAGGAATTATAAAAACAGTATATGTTACTTATAATGACAGAGTAAAGGCAGGACAGATTCTTGCAAAGATTGATACATCAAAACTGGAAGCACAACTCGCTCAGGCTGAAGCTTCCCTTGAATCTGCCAAAGCAAAGCAATTACAGGCACAGGCAACAGTGGATGAAGCTCTGTTAAAACTTAAACAGCTTCAGAAGGTTAAGGAATTGAGTGGAGGCAAAATGCCATCTCAAACAGAGATGGATTCAGCAGAGGCTTCTTACAGAAGAGCTCTGGCAGAACTTGCATCAGCAAAGGCTTCTATAATGGAAGCACAGGCAAAAATAAAAGAGTATAAAACAGAGATATCAAAATCTTTTATACGGTCACCAATTAGAGGGATAGTACTCAAAAGAAATGTTGAGCCTGGTCAGACCGTGGCAGCAACTCTTGAAGCACCTGAACTCTTTACGATTGCTGAAGATTTAACAAAGATGGAACTACATCTTAATATAGATGAAGCTGATGTTGGCAAAATAAAAGAGGGACAAAGGGCAACTTTTAAAGTTGATGCATATCCAGAACAAACCTTTGATGGGAAAGTTATTCAGGTAAGATATGCATCAAAAACTGTATCAAATGTAGTGACCTATACAGCCATTCTTGAAGTCAGCAATCCAGAACTTCTATTAAGACCCGGTATGACAGCCACTGCCGATATTCTGGTAAAGGAAATTAAAGATACTCTCTTAATTCCTTCATCTGCTCTGAAATTTACTCCTTATACTGAAAACCAAGAGAAATCCGAAAATGGATTTATTAGTAAACTATTACCAGGACCACCTCGCTCTATTACTCAGAAACAAGAAAGTTTCTCCAAGACAGAGAAAAAAATATGGATTTTAAAAGATGGGAAAGCCTATCCTGTTATTCTTACTATAGGCGAGACAAGTAATGGCTGGACTCAGGTAATAAACGGTGATATAAAGTCTGGAATGAAGGTAATAGTAGAGGCTGTTACTAAGGGTAAATAATGAACAATTTTTCTGAGTACTTAATAGAACTTACAGGAATAAAAAAAAATTATGGCAAACCTCCCGCTCTTATTCAGGCACTCAGAGGAATAGACCTCAAGGTAAGAGAGGGAGAATTTGTTGCCATAATGGGACCAAGTGGATCAGGAAAAACAACCTGTCTTAGCATAATAGGCTTGCTTGACACTCCCACTGAAGGGAAATACTTTTTCAATGGAGTTGAGATAGGAGAACTTAATCGTTTACAACGCGCTTTGTTAAGAAGATATTATATTGGTTTTGTATTCCAAAGCTTTAATTTATTGAAACGAGCAACAGCTCTGGAAAATGTGGAACTCCCATTGATTTATCATGGAATTTCTACAAAAGAAAGAAAACATCGTGCGCTGAAAGCTTTAGAAATTGTAGGATTGAAGGGAAGAGAAAGCCATACTCCAGGTGAACTTTCTGGTGGACAGCAGCAGAGAGTAGCAATTGCACGTGCGCTTGTAACAAATCCTTCTGCAATACTTGCAGACGAACCAACAGGAAATCTTGATACAGCCATGAGTCAGGAAATAATGAATTTGTTAACAACGCTTAATCAAACTCAAGGTATAACAATAATAATGATTACTCATGAGCCAGATATAGCATCATATGCAGAGAGAATAATAAATTTCAGAGATGGACTTATTGTGTCAGAGACCATTAACAGGAGACAATAAAATGCTATGGAACATGATTAATGTTGCATTACGAGAAATAAAAAGAAATCTTTTAAGGTCAATCCTAACAGTGCTTGGTATTGTAATTGGTGTATCTTCTGTCATAACAATGGTGACAGTTGGTAATGGAGCTACAGAACAGGTAAAACAGCAGATTGCCAGCATGGGAAGCAATATATTAATGATAACACCAGGGAAAAGATTCGGTCCTGGGCAAGCAGGTGGAACAATTCAGTTTAAAGAAATAGACATGCAAGCAATAAAGAATGAAATCTTATCAGTTGAAAATGTTACTCCAGTTACAAATGATTCTTTAATAGCTGTATATGGCAATCAAAACTGGACAACGCAGGTTACAGGAACAGACAACAACTATTTCAAGGTTTCAAACAGAATCATTAAAGAGGGAAGACTTTTCAGTGATAGTGAAATTAGGAGTGGAACATCAGTTTGCATAATTGGAGAAACTGTTAAAATAAAACTTTTTGGAGGGCAGAATGCACTGGGAGAAAGAATTCGGATTGGGAAACTCTCCTGCGAAGTCATTGGGCTACTTGAGGCAAAAGGACAGTCAGCAATGGGAACTGATCAGGATGATATTATTATTATCCCCCTAAGAACTTTTCAGAGACGGATATCAGGTAGTCAGGATATAGCGATGATAATGGTCTCAATAAAAAAGGATATCTCCACAGAAAAAGCTCAACAGGATATAAGAGAACTAATGAGAGAAAGAAGACATCTTTCTCAAAATGAAGATGACAACTTTACAATTATGGACATGAAGGAAATATCAAAAATGCTTACCGAAACTACAAGACTTCTAACAGCTTTACTTGGAGCTGTGGCTGCTGTAAGTCTTCTTGTAGGTGGCATAGGCATAATGAATATCATGCTTGTCTCTGTAACTGAAAGAACAAGAGAAATAGGCATAAGGCTTGCAATTGGAGCAATTGAAAGAGATATTCTTATACAATTTCTGGTGGAAGCAACAGTTTTATCATCTTCAGGTGGATTGTTAGGAATTTTTATTGCTTTAATAGCATCTTTTTTAGTTTGCAATTTTATACAAGTTCCATTTAATTTTAATGTTGGAATAAATTTAATATCTTTCCTTTTTTCAGCATTTGTGGGAATAGTATTTGGCTTTTTCCCGGCAAAAAAAGCAGCAAGGCTTGATCCTATGATAGCACTAAGGAATGAGTAAAATTGTAAAAAAACTTTTTAGTATTCTTAATTAAAAAAAAATCTTATAATACTAAGCTTACTTACAATATTAGAAATTGAGATGAGAACTGCCAGAAAAATATTCAAACATAAAAAAACAAGCAAAACAACTAATCATTACAGTCATCTTATCCTGTTCATCAAAAACAACCAGTATTTATCTTTAAATTCATAAAAATAATGATCAATGGAGGTTTTTTAGGAGTGTGTCACTTAATGGAAAGCCTTGACAATTCTGGATGGGCGATGAGGGATTTGAACCCACGACCTCTTCCGTGTGAAGGAAGCGCTCTCCCCCTGAGCTAATCGCCCGAACTTTTTGAAATATAACTATTTTTATCCTTCCATGTCAATTCATAAGTAAAAATTTATGGTTGCAATGGCTTGAAATACTTTTATTACAATTGCTATTATAAAATATATTCGTTGACTATACAGTCCTGAAATCTCAAACAGGGATTGAACACGAATTCAATAATCTTGATTTCTTTAAGTTTTTTAATGTAATTTTTATATCTTTTGTTCCTTGAAAATTTTGTTTCTCAAAATGGTATTTTAGAAGCAGAGGAAATCCGCCTGCTGGGACATCCTCTGCTTTCAAGGGCGGAATAAAAATAACCCAGCCTACAGGCTTAAATGCCTGAGTTAGGAGGGATTTATGCATGAAAGCCCCAAAATATCCATTGATATGGCTACTCTGATTGCATACCTTCCTGAAATTGTAAAGTGTCTTCATTCACCATCTGAAGATTTTCAAAATTGTCAGACATGCCAATTCAAACAGGAATGTATGATTATTTCGGCAGTAGGCTTTATGGTTACAAGATTTATAAATGGAGAAAAAGTAAATTTTGGTTCTGAGAAGTTGAATTAAAATAAGTAATAAAGGGGCTCGTTTGAGCCCCTATTTTTTAAAAAGGATTTTTAATGCTTTCTTTAGAAGAAAAAGAGTATATTAAAACATATGCCTACATACCTGAACATCTTCCAGATTATGTTGTCAGTATCTCTCAATCTGAGCCTTTTTTATTTGATGAATATATATTCTACTTTAAAAATTCACATCTAATTTTTATTGGATACCCTCTTGGAAAAATTCACCATAAAGAACAGACACAGAAAATTTTAGATTTAATTATTGAACAATTTAGACCTAAAAGTGTTGCTGTGATAGTTCCTTTCTCTTTAATGTCCCAAGAAAAATTCCTTCAAAAAAGCTCAGATTTTTATTACCAGCTTGACCTATCTAATTTTATGCTTAATTCTTCTTTAAAAAACAGTATTAAAAGAGCTCTTAAAGAAGTAAACACCGAACAAAATAAAGTTATAACAGAAGAACATATTGAGTTAATAGATGAATTTATAAAAATACATGAGATTGATGAATATACTCAATTTATTTTTAAAAAAATTCCAGATTATGTGCATTCATCAAAGACCGCGATGGTATTTAATGCAAGGGATAAAAAAGGTAGTCTCTCAGGATTTAGTGTGGCAGATTATGGAGCTAATAACTATGCTTTTTATATGTTTAATTTTCCATCTCGTAAATATTATGTTCCAGGAGTCTCTGATCTTTTGCTATATGAAATTGTTAAAGTATCAATAGATAAGGGGAAATTATATATAAATCTTGGTTTGGGAATTAATAAAGGTATAGAGTTTTTCAAAAAAAAGTGGTCAGGTAAGCCTTTTTTGCAATACGAATTTTGTTTTTACAAAATTTCATACAAAACTTCTATTCTGAAAATTTTAAAAAAATTATTTATTCAATGATATGAAATCCATCTTTAATAGCTCTATCTATAATTCCGGCTATATGTGTAATTCCTACAAGAATAAGGGAATCACCTCGCTCTAAGAATGGATACATTCTTTCATATAAAACAGGATCACGTTTATTAATTATAGATTCACATCTTGTTGGAAATTCCTGAGTATGACTGATCAGGTTATTCAGGTCTCCTTTTAAATATATTTTCTCATAGTTTTTTATATAACTTTCCCAAAAATCTATTTTTTTGATGAAGTTAACAGTTTTAATCAGTGGAATGCTTTCTAAAGCCTCTATCTGTTCATCTATTTTTTCAAGATAATAAACCTTTTTTTTAAGTTTATGAGCTATTTTAAATGCATCTAAATCCATAGAATACTTCCAATCCATAAGATTTAAAAAGAGATACCACAAACTGAAAAAAGCCATCCAGTGTCTATAATTTTTCAAAATATCTTTGATTGATGTATTATAATAAGCTCTCAAATAAGGCTCTGAAAATTCTCTTATAGAGGGAATAACCTTTTCTAAGGAAATATTTATAAACTTTGTAATCATAAGTTCTACAGTTTGTTCATCAAGAATATCATGGAGAGATGACTCTGAACTTTGTATCCCTGTTTTTACAACCTTTTCCATTTCTTCTTTATCAAGCGGTCCTTCTATTACTACCGATTCAGTTTTAGAAATATGGTATTCTAAGAAATCTCTAAAACTATGTGAAAATATATGGGATGTACCAATTAAATAGGATGTTTTACCTTTTCCCTTAATTCCCCATATCATTTTTAGTTTTTTTCTTTTAAATAGCATGTGAAACCCTAAAATTATGGATTTATTAAGAAATAATCTAAAAAATTAACTCTACTATATTCATATGTCCTATACTTTAAAAATGGAATACCTCCCCATTTCTCCTTAAATCTTCTAATTCCTTCATTGACTCCTATACCTAAATTAATATACTTTTTCCCTTCTTTTTGAGAGATTTTTATTAACTCATACATTAAGAGATCTGAAGAGTATGAAACATAATTTATTTTTGAATTACACCCAATCAAGTAAGCTGAAAACTGCTCAGCTTCCATTTCAATGATATAATAAGCTGTAAGTCGTCCTTCTTTGGTATAAGTGCTTAATAAAAAAGTGGTTTCTGATTTTTTAAGATATTCTGGCAATTTAATATATAATTGCCTTACATTTTTGGATACCTCTCTGGTTTTTAAAAATTCATTTGTAAGGTCTTTATGCTGCTCTGTATATATCTTCTCTACTACAACTTTAAGTTTATCGGAAGCTTTTTCCACAACTTTTATCAGTTTTTTATTAATAACCAAATTTTTTATATCAAGTTTATAATAGTAATCATCCTCTAACTTTTTAAACTTTTCTTGTAGAAAGTCAGGAATTTCATCTGTTAAAAGCCATAAAGTTTCAGGTTTGAATTTTTTTAAAACTTGCTGAATACTATTTCCAAACTCATTAATATCAAAGTTTCTGTCTAAAGGATAACCAATAAAGATAAGCCAGTTTTCCCCTTTAAAATACAGATAATTTTTATTCAAAAGTGCAGGATCTCCTCCTGACAAAAAACTCATTAGCTTAGGTATATGTTCAGGAACATATGCTGCTGACAGAATATATTTTTCATCCAACATCTCTATTTAATTTTAACAAAAATAAAAATCTATAAATATCAGTTAATTAAAAGGAGTTTTTATGATAAAATTAAAAAAATGGTTAGCAGGAGAAAAAAATGAAAGAAATGAAAATTTTTATTGAAGGAATGAGTTGTGCTCATTGTATTAAGAGGGTTTCCCATGCACTTGAAGAAGCTGGAGTTACAGAAGCAGATGTAAAAATTGGAGAAGCTAACATTATCTTTGATGAAACTAAAACAAACCTTGACAAAATTGCAAAAGCTCTTGAAGAAGCAGGTTATAAACTAAAAAATTAGATTCTGAGGGCAGCTCCAGTTTCAGCTATAATTTTTCCAATCAAATTATTGTGAATATTTTCAACTTCCTCTGCTGTTAATGTTCTGTCAGATGCTCTATAGGTTATTCTGAATGCAATACTTTTTTTGCCCTCAGGAATTCCTTTACCTTGATAGACATCAAAAATAAAAACATTCTCAATAAGTTCGTTATCAAAGGACTTTATAATATCAAATATTCTCTGAGATTCAAAATCAATAGGCAGTATCAGGGCTGTGTCTCTCTTAACAGCAGGATATGTTGAAAATGGTTTATATTTTATTTCTGCCTCAGCAAAACTAAACAATCTATTAAGATCAATTTCTGCCATGCATATAAATGGTTTTGTTTTAAAATCAAGCTTTGAGAGAACTTCTGGTGATATAACTCCAATAAAACCTATTTTTTCTCCTTTGATTAAAATATCTGCTGACTGCCCAGGATGCAGGAATACTTCATTAGACCTTATATAACGGATATTGTTTATTTTAAAATGTCTGAAAACTCCCTCTATCAATCCTTTTAACGCATAAAAATCATATGGGTCATCCTTAAATGAAGATTTAATTTCTTCCTTTTTTGTAATTATGCCAAGATGAACAATTTCCTGTGGAAGAGAAGCTCCTTCTTGGGCTATAAATACTTTCCCTATTTCAAAAAGTCTTAAATTTTCTATACCACGTGCAGTATTTTTTTCAGTATTTTTTAGCAGACTTGGCAATAGCATTGTTCTCATTATTGATTCTTCCTGCCTTAAAGGGTTAACAAGAGAAATATAATGCCTTCTTATATCATTTTCTGATATACCGAATACATTAAGATCATCTGGAGACATAAAGCTGAAATTAACAGCTTCACTATAACCCAGTGAAATTAAATAGTCTCTTATAAGATTTAAAAATTTTCTTTTTTTGGTAAGTTCATGATTTTCAGTAACATATTTAAATGCTGAAGGCATCTGAGCAGGAATTGTATCATAGCCATAAATTCTTGCAACTTCTTCTGCAATATCTTCTTCTATTGCCAGGTCTTGTCTGTGTGTGGGTATACTTGCAATATAAAATTTTTCATCTTTCTTTGTAACATTTATTTCAAGAAGTTCAAGAATTCTCAAAACTTCTTTATCCTTCAAAGTAACTCCGATAAACTTACATATCTTTTCCATGCTGAATAAAATTTTCTTCTCTGGAATTTTCACAGGATACACATCTATAGCCTCATAGACAGTCCCACCTGTAAGCTCCTGAATAAGAAATGCTGCTCTGTCAAGAGCTTCCTTAAGAGTTTCTATGTCTGTTCCCCTTTCAAACCTGTAAGAAGCTTCTGTTGATATTCCAAGTCTTTTGGATGTTTTTCTTATTCGCTCTGGTTTAAAATAAGCACTCTCAATTAAAATATTTGTAGTCTTATCAGTAACCTCTGTATTCGCTCCTCCCATAATTCCAGCAACTGCAACAGGTTTTACTCCATCCCATATTAAAAGGTCATCATGGTTTATTTTTCTTTTTACTCCGTCAAGCGTTACAATCTCTTCTATGCTTTTCCTAAAAGCTTCTGGAGTTCCTACTCTGATCTGATATCCTTCAAGACGGTCAAGATCAAAAGCATGAAGAGGATGCCCATATTCAAGCAAAACATAGTTAGTTATATCAACTACATTGTTTATTGAACGAATACCTGATGCCTCAAGTCTTTTTTTAAGCCATTGAGGAGATGGAGAAATTTTTACATCTCTTACAATTCTTCCTGCGTAGCGATAGCAAAGCTCAGGATTTGCAATAGAAATGGTAAACTTATTATCTTTTAATTCTTTCTTAATTTTAAAGGAAGGTTTTTTAAGTTTTAGTCCAAATATTGCTTTAATTTCTCTTGCTATGCCAATAATACTTAGGCAATCTGCTCTATTGGGAGTTATTTCAAGGTCAAGAACTGTATCACTATCAAACTCTTCAATCGCTCCTACTTCAAGCCCTGCCATTGTAAGAGCATCAGAAGTTCTTTTTAGTTCTATCTCACCTTCAATATATTCCGTTAACCAACTGAAAGGAACTTTCATCAGAATTGCCTCAAAAATCTTATATCATTTTCAAAGAATAGTCTGATATCATCTATCCCATATTTAAGCATCGTAAGTCTTTCAACTCCCATTCCAAAAGCAAATCCTGTGTACCTACCCTCTGGATACCCAGCAAATTTGAAAACATTTGGATGAACCATCCCAGCGCCAAGAACTTCAAGCCATCCTGTGCCTTTACAGACTCTACATCCATTCCCGCCACAAATAATACATCCTATATCTATCTCAGTTGATGGTTCTGTAAAAGGAAAAAAACTTGGTCTAAATCTTACAGGAATATCTCCAAAAAGTCTCCTCAAAAAATAGACAAGCAC
The Thermodesulfovibrio yellowstonii DSM 11347 DNA segment above includes these coding regions:
- a CDS encoding efflux RND transporter periplasmic adaptor subunit, which encodes MKKKIKEETVEANKEKKLNIEKIKQIGGTFIGKKTMLMIAGIIILVLIIMVVLFSRDSSAIKYKTEEIKKGNLTVMVTATGTLEAKKTVTVGSELSGIIKTVYVTYNDRVKAGQILAKIDTSKLEAQLAQAEASLESAKAKQLQAQATVDEALLKLKQLQKVKELSGGKMPSQTEMDSAEASYRRALAELASAKASIMEAQAKIKEYKTEISKSFIRSPIRGIVLKRNVEPGQTVAATLEAPELFTIAEDLTKMELHLNIDEADVGKIKEGQRATFKVDAYPEQTFDGKVIQVRYASKTVSNVVTYTAILEVSNPELLLRPGMTATADILVKEIKDTLLIPSSALKFTPYTENQEKSENGFISKLLPGPPRSITQKQESFSKTEKKIWILKDGKAYPVILTIGETSNGWTQVINGDIKSGMKVIVEAVTKGK
- a CDS encoding ABC transporter ATP-binding protein translates to MNNFSEYLIELTGIKKNYGKPPALIQALRGIDLKVREGEFVAIMGPSGSGKTTCLSIIGLLDTPTEGKYFFNGVEIGELNRLQRALLRRYYIGFVFQSFNLLKRATALENVELPLIYHGISTKERKHRALKALEIVGLKGRESHTPGELSGGQQQRVAIARALVTNPSAILADEPTGNLDTAMSQEIMNLLTTLNQTQGITIIMITHEPDIASYAERIINFRDGLIVSETINRRQ
- a CDS encoding ABC transporter permease, with the translated sequence MLWNMINVALREIKRNLLRSILTVLGIVIGVSSVITMVTVGNGATEQVKQQIASMGSNILMITPGKRFGPGQAGGTIQFKEIDMQAIKNEILSVENVTPVTNDSLIAVYGNQNWTTQVTGTDNNYFKVSNRIIKEGRLFSDSEIRSGTSVCIIGETVKIKLFGGQNALGERIRIGKLSCEVIGLLEAKGQSAMGTDQDDIIIIPLRTFQRRISGSQDIAMIMVSIKKDISTEKAQQDIRELMRERRHLSQNEDDNFTIMDMKEISKMLTETTRLLTALLGAVAAVSLLVGGIGIMNIMLVSVTERTREIGIRLAIGAIERDILIQFLVEATVLSSSGGLLGIFIALIASFLVCNFIQVPFNFNVGINLISFLFSAFVGIVFGFFPAKKAARLDPMIALRNE
- a CDS encoding TraB/GumN family protein, with amino-acid sequence MLFKRKKLKMIWGIKGKGKTSYLIGTSHIFSHSFRDFLEYHISKTESVVIEGPLDKEEMEKVVKTGIQSSESSLHDILDEQTVELMITKFINISLEKVIPSIREFSEPYLRAYYNTSIKDILKNYRHWMAFFSLWYLFLNLMDWKYSMDLDAFKIAHKLKKKVYYLEKIDEQIEALESIPLIKTVNFIKKIDFWESYIKNYEKIYLKGDLNNLISHTQEFPTRCESIINKRDPVLYERMYPFLERGDSLILVGITHIAGIIDRAIKDGFHIIE
- a CDS encoding heavy-metal-associated domain-containing protein; the protein is MKEMKIFIEGMSCAHCIKRVSHALEEAGVTEADVKIGEANIIFDETKTNLDKIAKALEEAGYKLKN
- the pheT gene encoding phenylalanine--tRNA ligase subunit beta, yielding MKVPFSWLTEYIEGEIELKRTSDALTMAGLEVGAIEEFDSDTVLDLEITPNRADCLSIIGIAREIKAIFGLKLKKPSFKIKKELKDNKFTISIANPELCYRYAGRIVRDVKISPSPQWLKKRLEASGIRSINNVVDITNYVLLEYGHPLHAFDLDRLEGYQIRVGTPEAFRKSIEEIVTLDGVKRKINHDDLLIWDGVKPVAVAGIMGGANTEVTDKTTNILIESAYFKPERIRKTSKRLGISTEASYRFERGTDIETLKEALDRAAFLIQELTGGTVYEAIDVYPVKIPEKKILFSMEKICKFIGVTLKDKEVLRILELLEINVTKKDEKFYIASIPTHRQDLAIEEDIAEEVARIYGYDTIPAQMPSAFKYVTENHELTKKRKFLNLIRDYLISLGYSEAVNFSFMSPDDLNVFGISENDIRRHYISLVNPLRQEESIMRTMLLPSLLKNTEKNTARGIENLRLFEIGKVFIAQEGASLPQEIVHLGIITKKEEIKSSFKDDPYDFYALKGLIEGVFRHFKINNIRYIRSNEVFLHPGQSADILIKGEKIGFIGVISPEVLSKLDFKTKPFICMAEIDLNRLFSFAEAEIKYKPFSTYPAVKRDTALILPIDFESQRIFDIIKSFDNELIENVFIFDVYQGKGIPEGKKSIAFRITYRASDRTLTAEEVENIHNNLIGKIIAETGAALRI